In Syngnathus typhle isolate RoL2023-S1 ecotype Sweden linkage group LG13, RoL_Styp_1.0, whole genome shotgun sequence, the sequence TTTCTCATAGTGCAAGACGACAGCCAACCTTTCTTGTTGTCGTTTTTAAGCTCCACTCACTGTTGTCGCACACGAGGCGAGCTGACAAAGGAGGGAGGAGGCGGGCGTCAGTTAGTCTCGTAGGTGGAGAGCAGGGCGGCGTCCACGGGTTCCATGCAGGACGGGCAGGTGAAGGACCTCATGAGCCAGTCGTCTATGCAGTCCATGTGGTAGATGTGCATGCACGGCAGGAACCGCACCGGGTCGCCATACACAAAATCCAGCATGCAGATCACGCACCTGTAcagaccccccccaaaaaaaattcaaccgTCTCTCGCCTGCGAGTGTTCTGATCTGTGCGGACGCTAATGTTATTGAACTAGCAAACACATCCGCATGAAGTCAGACTTACTCTCGGATCTTTTTCTCTGAGCCATCTTTTCCGCCGTCGTACACGCCCTTGGGCAAGtgctggatcagtccgatgcgCTGAGCGATGCGAATCTGCTCGTCCTCTGTCAGCTGCGTTGCCAGACGGGCCTGGCTGGGCGTGGGGTGGTACATGGGCATGTGCGCCTGCTCCTGatggagcacacacacataaatattGTCCAGAGCAGGTTTTCACTTTTGCCTCAGATACCAAAGTGAGAGCCAAGTTTTTAGTGACGCACATACGTGTTGACATTCTTGAAAAGTCAGTCACGTGATGAAAGTGACTGCAAAAAAAGTTGCATGTTGACTACACGATAATTGAGGCAATATTATGTACAATGTTTTCAAGTCATCCATGTTCGATAGCACTGATCCTCAAAAGGGTTGCGGGTAGTCGAACCTATCCGGTTTTTGGGTGAGGGGCAACCAAGCATTTACACAAGACAAGTTTGAGTCTTCAATTAACTGAATATGCAGTTTTGGATAACAATGGCCATTAAAAATACTTCTGAATTACACGTCTAGTTATTTCGAGCGGAGTTTGTCTTGCTGATTGAATTGCTGCTCTTAAATGATTCAAGTCCGAGTTTAGTTACGTCGCTCACCTGGTAGGGCGGAGGCGGCTCCAGGTCTGGATCCGTCCCGTCCCCGAAGCTCGCCCTGTCCGACTGCGTCTCATGAAGCAGTGAGATGTCGTCCGACGTGGGTGATTTCAAGCAGTTGCCCATTTTGTACccctttttgtctttgtgtcggagatgtcaaattaaataaatgatacaACCGACGCCCACCGTGATCTTATCTTTAGGTTAGGTTACACACAAAAGAAGGATTTACTGTAAAGACGGCATGTTCCCTGTCACTTTTTAGCAAAGCCTTCTCAGTTTTAGCTCATTTTCTTTCAACGCCAAAACTCCgcgttgaaaaacaaaaacaaagaactcCTGCTAGCGGTTAGCCAGCTAGCTTTGTCCACCAGCTGGGCGACTTCCTCGATCAGCGCCGCTCATTTTCTCGCTCCTACGGAATGTTGTACACAACGAATAACCACGACGGAGCCGACTGTTCAACTAAACCCTCTCGAGCACCGACAATGGCGACATGTTCGTGTTTTATCCTTCACGAGTAACATTAAAATAGTTTTCAAGCTATCCTGACTCGCTCGACAGTGACATGCTAAGTGTCGTTTGGATATGACGTCAGTACCTAACTCTCTACGCTCATTGGCTAGTTTCACCAGATCCAAAACAATGAGAAAATCCCTTTACTGCATACGTCATTGacaaacaataacaatacataTATTTCAACTTTTAAATTCAACTACTAAATATGTACACACGTCACTGGTCCCAAAAATGCACATGGCACGTGCATAGGAATAAGTAATATTTGATCAATTTATTGCTGATCGATCGCCTTGTTTAGTATTATGCACAGGGCTCAATAAATGCACTCGACAACGCTGTGAACTTCAGAACACATTTATTCGTATATACAGTTATCATAcacgtaaaaaaacaacaattattTGCGTCGTCTTTTCTTTGCATTAACTCGTGAAATGAatcaattttttgggggggggggtcgtgatTGTCACAGATTTTTGGCTTTGTTGGGCAATTAAAACGAATACAAATCTTTAGGGACCATTAAAACTCTAAAATGTTACGAATAGTCTGTACATTATTGGTAAGTAGTAGAGTAGGTTAAAGATGGGATTTAAATATGGCGTGTCGATGTGTTCCTAATACATTTACATGGCTCCGTTTGCAAAAGGACAAAACGACAAACAGAATATTTTAAAGGTTCGTTTAGCTGGCTGAAATAACAAACATTTTTCTACTAGTATTCTACAAGTGCATTCTTATCTCGCAAattaaagggaaaagaaaagaaaaaaaaacacccctcTCATGCGGGTCCGTTCatatagtaaaaaaaatgttggtcatTATGTGGAAAAGTGGTGTCAGCTCCCCTGCATGGATGCTGTGATGtcacaaatcattgtatttataGAGAAAAATCATTGATAGGAAAATGTAGTTACATATTCACACTAACCCTAAATACTGCAAAGAGCAACACTTAATCATCTAATGGCATCATATGATTCATTCATTGAATAGTACTGTGCAAAAGTCTGCCATAAGCTTCCAATGAAGTACGGTTCTTCTATCATCAAGTAAAAGGCAGGAAGTAGacctttgtttttcatttgaatgcTAAGTGTTGGGTGTGAATTGGCAAGCAAAGTTTCAGGAAGTGTCAGCTTGACTTTTACAACTATGACGGCGTAGAATGCAGCAAAGAGTCGCCGCCGCGTCTTTGTCCGTCCCTAGCAGCGGTCGTCCTCCTCCGTGTCGCTGAGCGCATCGCAGCCCGCCACTGAGGCCGTCTGCGCAAGACGCTTGCGAAAGTGTCCGTTGGGGATCTGCCAGCCGGTCCGCAAGCGCGGGCGGGCCGAGCTGACGGTGTTTGAGCGTCCCAGACTGCAGGCCACAGCTGCCTCGAAGGTCAACGTCTCCATGGGCCCGGTGGGATCGGGGCTGTGGTCCTCCTCCTGGGAAGCCAGGAAGGGCTCGGAGGGGTAGCGGCGCAGCGGTGACGGGTGACGACCCGCCTCGTCCCCTCCTCGCTCGCCGCCGACTGTCTCCTGCTCCCCCCGGGTCGCCTCCGTCCCGACGGAGGGGTCGGCGCGACACACGAGCGGCGAGTAGGTGATGTGAGGACGAGAGCGCGTTGGGGTCTGTGATGAAGGCCGTCGGACACTGGGGGTGCTGGACTCTGACGTGGACGGCACGGGACTGTCCGAGCTGTTACCCTAAACGCAACCAACAACAATCACATCTCGACCCAATACTTTTGGCCATGTTCTCAAAAAATATCATCCAATGATGAAGTTTGTACTTGTTTGTCCCGGGGGCGTGTCCTCTCCACGCTGGAGGAGCGCGACGGCTGCAGGCTGCGTTCCTCAGAGTTGCAGCGGGACGCGTTAGGAGAGAGAAGATGGCAACGCTCTTTGGATCGACCCCGCTCGGACCGAGACACTGGTCAGACACATGGATGATGATGCAACGTTGAACTACGATGTGCTTCACGTCAGGTTTCCACAAATGATATTGGCTGGCAGACCTGCAGCCTTGTAGCTCTTGTGACGAGGTCGATAAAAGCGCTCGGGACTTTTCTCTTCCTGCCAAAGACCGTTGACTTGTTGGTCCGACACGGTGGAGGCCGAACGCTTCAATGATCCGCCGGCAGCCTCGgtctgtaaaaacaaaaacaaacaaaaaaaagacattacgTTCAGATCATTAAAGTTAGACACTTCCGTCTGCATGCTTCAGTGAGAAAAGCCGAGCCTTTGGCTTCATGTACCTTTTCAAATGATGACTTTACAGAACCCTCTGGcagtggtaaaaaaaatatttactcaaACACGTCACACTACAAGTGATTATTTGAACGTTAATTATAACAGGCGAAAACTAATCACCAGTCAGCAGATAATACAGGAAAATGATTTTCTCCTCATTACTAAACTcacaaagtttttattttttgcttaccGGGTTCTGTTGCTGGCCAGCATCAGTGTCTGAGTTCATGGACTGCAAAAATAGCTCCTGTGGCGAAATAGGACTCAAAGCCACAAATCCCCCACGAGTCCTATGTGAGCattgaacacacacaaaaaaaaaaaaaatgtacgcacataaaatgatgcatGCATGCAGGCAAAATGGAAATAAACCGACAAGGCGGAGCCAGCGCTGTGTGCCATCATGGGCAGAGGTTGCGTGTTGGAAAGAATGTCCTCGGGAAGGGTGGACGCGTCCAGACGCTTGAAGATCAGGTTGCTCTTCTGATTACAAACACAGCAAGTGCATTTTGATTATGATGTTGAATTGTCAAATCTGAGAAGTCGTCGGTCTGACCTGAGCTTCAAGCTGTTGCCGCAGCTTCTTGGCCTTGTTCTGTTTGAAGTAGTCCATGATCATCATGGAGGCGTAAATCTTCCCCACCGTCATGTCCGTGTCTGCAAACGTGGACTCGCGTCAACGCTACGGCCGAAGTTAACACGGCTGCTTGAGTCCACCTTTGTTGATGGGCACCAGGAGGTCCAGGTTCTTCTGCGGCAGGTAAGGCCAGATGATGCTGATCTCTTTTTGAAGTTCAGCATCCAAAGCGATGCGGTCCTCACCACCTGTGACACATGCGCTCAGAAGATTTGACCTCAGCAGATGAATGACCTGGCCCATCTGCGTATTTTAAAAACGTGGCACTAAAGTTTGAATCACCTCGAGCTATTTTGATGTCCAGCGCCGTGCGTATGAGAGACATGAGCGTTGAGGTGAAGTGCACCGACATGTCCTCGTCCACCGGCATGTTCATCAGCACCAGCCTCTGCGTGACAATAAAAGCAAAAGCTGctttgcaaactttttttttttttttttttccttcaaagcATTACTTGCTTGCTATTGTTACCTTATAGGCAATCTTGGCGGGACATTTTTTGCCTAGGCCCAGTGGAGGAGACATGTGTGTTAACATCTCATACATGGCCGTGTAGTGGATGCGTCCACTTCATAGTGCAAAAAGCAgaagggagaaaagaaaaaaaaagaaataaaagaaaaggtTAGTTTTAATGACCTTGGATCATTTCTTTGATTTGGACATTACTCAACACAAATCGGAATCTGCTGCCCTCTGTTGGAGAGAGATAAAGCAACTGAGGAGCATGCcgtcaaattaaattaaattgattgtatatatttagaaaatataaaaaaaataattaaaaaataatgaataaaaagttaaaataaTTTTGCCTTAATTATTTCTCAATGTAATGAATTAATAACGGGTTATAAATTCCCATTACATTGGATACAATAAAGGGGTCTCACCATGCCAGACGATCGTATTCTCCCCAGATTCGGACAAACTCGTCCAGGTGATGCGGTCCGAGGATGGAGGAGTCTCGCGTCAAGTATTCAAAGTTATCCATAATGACAGCCACAAAGAGATTTAACATCTGCAAGCAGAGACAAGGCTCATCAAAACTGACGACAAACATCTATGTATCGTTTGACTTCTGACCAGAAAGGAGCTGAAGAAGATGAAGGAGACAAAGTAACAGTAAGCAAAGTCTGTGCCGCAGCCTCCCTCGTGGTCCGGCGACAAGGTGAAGGGGGCGATGGAGGGGTCGGGCTCGCACTCCTGGCCCGACAGACACGAAAGCATGATCTCCTGCCAAGACTCCCCCGTTGCACTCCTGAAAACGTGACATGAAACCGCTCAAGTGAATATCAACATGAGCTAACATTGCACGAGAGCCACCTGAAAAGCAGCATGAGCGCGCCGAAAAAAGTCTTAAAGTTGTTGTGCTGATTGATGTGGCTCTCGTCATTCAACTTGATATTTCCAAAAACCTGCagaaaaacaagaaataaatacaactgaGCTTCCAAAAGGGCAAAATATGTTACTCtaattagatttaaaaaaaataattaaacgtataaaaaaaaaccctcaattaatttattcattattttatgTTTACAATTAACAGTTCTACTGCTTACCTGCATTCCGATGATGGCGTATATGAAAAAAAGCATGGCGATGAGCAGGCACACGTAAGGAAGTGCCTGTTGCAGAAAAACGTCACAACTGGTCAGATGGGCAACGTTACAATTGTATGTCTTGTGCTAAACATGCAAAATAAATTATGACCTTGAAAGACTGTACAAAGGTCCAGAGTAGAATACGGATGGTGTAACCCTGCCTCAGCAACTTGATCAAGCGGGCTGTTCGGAAGAGCTTCAGGAAGCTCATGTTGATGCTATTCATGGACTGgaccgaagaaaaaaaaaaaagcacatagcCGCCGTTATTATAAAGTCTGCCTTGACCACAATACGTTACAGCTGGAGTGTTTTGCTTTCACCTGTAGATCCACAACGATTTCAGTGATGCTGCCGAGCACTGTGATGAAGTCAAAAATATTCCAGGTATCTCGGAAATAATTCtgcgtgaggaaaaaaaaaatgatggcagaaatattttgcatttccTATGAGTTGAGTGAGAGACTTTAGAGGTTTTTGTGTTTCCTCACCACAAGACCAAACGCCATGATCTTGAGGATGCACTCCAGGGAGAAGAGGACAGTGAACGCTGTGTTGAAGTGCTTCAGAACTGTGTCATATGCCGTGGGGGCTGAGTGATACTGAAGAAACAGACAAAAAATAtcataaaataatttttttaattaatttaaattaaattaaaataccataaattacattttaaaaaatgaaacattttttttaaattaaactcTCATGTCACTTAATAATCTAGAATCAGTCTAATGAAAGctagatgtttttttaaaatgacattataTCAAAATATACTAGTACAATATTACTTTATTATCATATTATACATATTATCAAAATGTACAGTGCAttgtactaaaaaaaacacatttctgcTGGTActctgcaattaaaaaaaaatcaaatcaaataaaaatgtaattaaattgtCATGTCACTTAATAATCTAGAATGGTTCTAATGAAGgctagatgttttttttaaaaatgacattttctattTAATAATCCAATAACAATATTACTATCAAAATGTACAGTGCAttgtacaattattattattatttttttaaattcagctGGTACTCTGCAATTGAGCAATTGGACATCCTTAGGTCTAATTTGAGGCTATTACCTTCATCATGAGGACTACCGTGTTGAGGGCGATCATCACCAGCACGGTGTATTCGAAAGAAGGCGACGCCACAAAGTGCCACAACTTGTACTGGAAGGTTTGCCTGTTCTGGGGCATGTAGCGTGTCATGGGCTTGGCACTGATGGTAAAATCAATGCACGCCCTCTGGAAGACACAAAAACAACGCGTCATCGCACGTGCATGCCGTGCTACAACGGGAGCCGCACCTCATTCTTCTCCAGGCTACACTCCTGAATCATCTTGTCGCCCTGCTCTTGGAAAGTGATGATGATCAGAGCCACGAAGATATTGACGAAGAAGAAGGGAAAAACCACAAAGTACACCACATAGAAAACGGACATCTCCATGCGGTTCCCTCGACTCGGCCCCATGCTCTCCTCGGTCACGTCGGTGGAGTGCTGCAGCACCCTGTCCGGACGACAAAAttaatttagttgttttttttaatgctttgtTTTAACGAGCGCGTGTAGTAATAAAGACACCGACTGAGGCCATCCCTCGCCGGTGGAGACGGTGAAGAGAGTGAGGAGGGCCCAGCAGACGTTGTCGTAATGGAACTCGTGTCTCTTCCACTCTCTCCTCTTCACCTCCTTCTTGTCCCTGGTGTAGTCGATGTAATAGCCTCTGTGAAGCAAACACATATTACCTTCTTAAATAATGCCCATGAAAAATATAATGATGCTGCCGTCTGTATTCGTcatttaataattaaaaaaaaaaaaaatgtcacggcACACTTACTGGCACTCTTTTTCCGTGTTCATGGAGCTGTCGGTGCAGTAGAAGAACTTGCCCTTGAAAAGCTGCACGGCGATGACGGCAAAGATGAACATGAAGAGCTGGTACACAATGAGGATATTGAAGACGTTTTTCAGGGATGTCACCACACAGTCAAACACGGCCTACgaaaaagaaaggaaggaaaccCCCAAAAGTTGAATCCTGATCAAATTTGCCATTTCAAAGAGAGAACGTGCACGGACTTTGAGTTTAGGAAGCCTCTTGATGGTCTTGAGTGGCCGCAGGACTCTCAGAACGCGGAGGGACTTGATGGTCTTGATGTCTCGACCTTTGTTGTTTCTATTGAAAACATTCAAATACGATTTTTAGGGTGGAGCTTGGGCAGTTTTGAACCAACACCTcaacaacacaacaacaacaaaaaaatccagaaaataATTGGAAAAACAATGgaagttctcttttttttctgagtGACTGTTTTGAGTGTTGGATATGATCTTTTGGGagacaataaataaaacataaaaacaccAAAGTGCACTGAttttagctaaaaaaaaaaataataaaggaagATGACAGTGACGTTTTAGTGTGACATAATTAAATGTTTACCCCATCACATTCCTGGGTGCCCCCACAGAGATAAAATCCACAGGAACAACAGAGAACAAGACGGCAGAGGCATAAGGAGAGAGACACTTGTGAAGCTGGAAGAGTCACAGCTATAAAGTCACAACAGAGAAATTAACAAAAGGCAAAACCGTTCAAAAAAAGCTTATTTGTTACATCTAGAGACGACAGAACTAATCCCTGTAAAATCCTGACAATACAATTAAAGAGAAACGTTTGCTTTGTTATTGAGGCAGAAAGCGGCGAAAAGCAAAATGCACGGCCGTCGACGTGTTAGTCACTGGCAGACAGGTGCTTATCTGCAGCGACTCACGTCAGAGCGAAGGCAATGAGCGCTCCCACCACCACGATGAAATCCAAGATGTTCCACATGTCTCGGAAATAGGAGCCGTCGTGCAAGATGAGGCCCTGGTTGATCATCTGCGATAGACATAATTTGAGTCATCTTGAAAATGAGTCATGTTTTGACAAGGAGGACGTTGTGGGCCTTACCTTGATGACCATTTCAAAGGTGAACACCCCGGTGAAGACATAATCAAAATATCGTAGCACCTAATTCAAAAAAGCAGATGATCATTCTCAACCGTTAGCAATCATAGATCAATCATTTTTCTGTCCATTTTTGTACCTTGTTCCTTTCCGAACTAGCGCAGACGGGATCCTCGGCGGCCAGTGCAATGCTGCTGGCCACGATCACCAGAAGGATGCTCATCTCAAAGTAGCGGATATTAACAATGTAATGGCAGATCCTTCTGATCCTATGGACCAAAGGTAGAATACAAAAGTTGTGAATCACCTCTTGAAAGATGTCGGATGATTTATTCAACATCTTACGGGTTTGAAGCCTTGAAGAGGAACATGCTGCCCGGAGCAACAGCTTTGGGAGTAATAGGAGGTTCCTCATCCTCGGTTTCTTCATCTCTGTCAGAATGGTAGGCTTCCAGCTCTTTACTGTTCActgcaagaaaaaaagttttagtCTGGTGCAACAAGGATCATGGTGTCCGCCTGGGAACGTTCAAGACTACCTGTCATGGGAGTCAATTCCAGCAGCGGTTGCGCGGACATTTCAATGGCCACGGATCCTTCCGGATTGGATTTGTCGCGGTGGATGGAGCCTGCTCGTTTCTCGCTTTCAAGGGTACACGCCGAGTACTCCGTGGCCTCCAGAGCCATCTCCCCCGGGATGGTTGGACAATCCACAAGCCGCTTGCACTGAGGAGGTTCGGGGATGTCAGACATCCTGAGGCAGAAGACAAATGATACGGAGAAATGATGAAAGACAGATGTCTTCCTAATAAAGTAGTTCAAGGTCCTTACCTTCCATCTTCTCCAACGTTTGCATACGGGTTGACGATACACGTTCCAGAGTCTTCCTGGGCCTGGCCTTCTGCCTTAGCTTTCTCTTCATTCTCCTCCCGCTCATCCAGGATCCTCCTCTCTTGACTGAGTGAGCGCTTGACCAGCAGCGCATCGTGTGGCGTTTGCGTGCAGTCCAAGCTCTTGGCCTCGGGGCGAGCCTCTCGGTGACGGTGGCGTCGGTGTCTGGCTCCTTCCTCCGGCCCCGGTCTGAACTTGCGAGCCATCCTGTGCCGACCCCCGCCTGTCGTTCGGTGGTTCGCGCCACCTGTTTTCTCCTCAGAGAGGTTGACCAAAGGCTCAGCCGCAGGGGGCTCGGGTATGGGGATGGTTATGGACATGGGCGGTTCGGGTAAAGGCATCCCCACGGACACGGGGGACCCGGGGAGGTGTGCCGGGCTGGCTTCCGCGGACAGCGCGGGTACATGATGGGTCGAAGGCGTTTCGACCGTCTCCTCTGCAGGGCTGCTGAAGAGCTCCTCCTTGCTAGCCAGTTGGCGGCGCTTGCGCAACTGATTGGCCCTCTGCTCCCAGACGGACATGTTGACTTTTCCCCGCCTCTCGCGGCGGTTGGCGAAGGCGTTGGAGCTGCTCAGGGGCGGCTCATCCGAGGCTCCCATCGAGCCGTCTGCATCGTCGGGGAAGGTAGGTCGACCTCGGTGGATGGCGCGTTTCCTGTAGAGGTAGGGTCTTCTTCTGCCACTAAAGAGCACAACACGCATTTTCTCAATGCTTGGCGGCAACGGCAATCAGCTCCATTTTAAACGACTAGTTTGACATTTTGGATACTTATCAAGTATCGACTGAAACTACAAACTTAATGTAGCTTAGCCAAGCATAGCATATACAGTTGTGGAGTGGAAACAGCTTGCTAGCTTCTGCCACAGAAGGTAATGTTAGGTTCTCGCTAATCAAATTTGACTTCTTTCATTGCTGAGCATTTGTTTTGACTGATTGAGTGAAGTCC encodes:
- the LOC133166066 gene encoding RING finger protein 11-like, translating into MGNCLKSPTSDDISLLHETQSDRASFGDGTDPDLEPPPPYQEQAHMPMYHPTPSQARLATQLTEDEQIRIAQRIGLIQHLPKGVYDGGKDGSEKKIRECVICMLDFVYGDPVRFLPCMHIYHMDCIDDWLMRSFTCPSCMEPVDAALLSTYETN
- the LOC133165693 gene encoding LOW QUALITY PROTEIN: voltage-dependent R-type calcium channel subunit alpha-1E-like (The sequence of the model RefSeq protein was modified relative to this genomic sequence to represent the inferred CDS: inserted 2 bases in 1 codon), whose product is MILATITANCVVLALEQHLPGEDKTPMAKRLEKTEPYFIGIFCFEAGIKLVALGFVFHKGSYLRNGWNVMDFIVVLSGILATAGAHMNIPVDLRTLRAVRVLRPLKLVSGIPSLQIVLKSIMKAMIPLLQIGLLLFFAILMFAIIGLEFYSGKLHHTCLPTVDILDNETVDSSELAFACGVRKCPERYDCNDTWIGPNDGITQFDNILFAVLTVFQCITMEGWTAVLYNTNDALGTTWNWMYFIPLIIIGSFFVLNLVLGVLSGEFAKERERVENRRAFMKLRRQQQVERELNGYRAWIDRAEEVMLAEENKNSGRSALDVLKRASKKTGARRGAPGDDKYTDMSTASMSRSRMNFRSGRRGPAAYLRRKERMLRISIRRMVKTDTFYLMVLSLVALNTICVAIVHHNQPDWLTIFLYYAEFVFLGLFLAEMFLKMYGLGFRLYFHSSFNCFDCGVIVGSIVEVVYGFFRPGMSFGISVLRALRLLRIFKITKYWASLRNLVVSLMSSMKSIISLLFLLFLFVVVFALLGMQLFGGRFIFEDYTPTNFDTFPAAIMTVFQILTGEDWNEVMYNGIRSQGGVQYGMWSSIYFIVLTLFGNYTLLNVFLAIAVDNLANAQELTKDEEEEEEFFNQRYARGRDGLISDGRRRPYLYRKRAIHRGRPTFPDDADGSMGASDEPPLSSSNAFANRRERRGKVNMSVWEQRANQLRKRRQLASKEELFSSPAEETVETPSTHHVPALSAEASPAHLPGSPVSVGMPLPEPPMSITIPIPEPPAAEPLVNLSEEKTGGANHRTTGGGRHRMARKFRPGPEEGARHRRHRHREARPEAKSLDCTQTPHDALLVKRSLSQERRILDEREENEEKAKAEGQAQEDSGTCIVNPYANVGEDGRMSDIPEPPQCKRLVDCPTIPGEMALEATEYSACTLESEKRAGSIHRDKSNPEGSVAIEMSAQPLLELTPMTVNSKELEAYHSDRDEETEDEEPPITPKAVAPGSMFLFKASNPIRRICHYIVNIRYFEMSILLVIVASSIALAAEDPVCASSERNKVLRYFDYVFTGVFTFEMVIKMINQGLILHDGSYFRDMWNILDFIVVVGALIAFALTNNKGRDIKTIKSLRVLRVLRPLKTIKRLPKLKAVFDCVVTSLKNVFNILIVYQLFMFIFAVIAVQLFKGKFFYCTDSSMNTEKECQGYYIDYTRDKKEVKRREWKRHEFHYDNVCWALLTLFTVSTGEGWPQVLQHSTDVTEESMGPSRGNRMEMSVFYVVYFVVFPFFFVNIFVALIIITFQEQGDKMIQECSLEKNERACIDFTISAKPMTRYMPQNRQTFQYKLWHFVASPSFEYTVLVMIALNTVVLMMKYHSAPTAYDTVLKHFNTAFTVLFSLECILKIMAFGLVNYFRDTWNIFDFITVLGSITEIVVDLQVKAKHSSCNXYCGQGRLYNNGGYVLFFFSSVQSMNSINMSFLKLFRTARLIKLLRQGYTIRILLWTFVQSFKALPYVCLLIAMLFFIYAIIGMQVFGNIKLNDESHINQHNNFKTFFGALMLLFRSATGESWQEIMLSCLSGQECEPDPSIAPFTLSPDHEGGCGTDFAYCYFVSFIFFSSFLMLNLFVAVIMDNFEYLTRDSSILGPHHLDEFVRIWGEYDRLACGRIHYTAMYEMLTHMSPPLGLGKKCPAKIAYKRLVLMNMPVDEDMSVHFTSTLMSLIRTALDIKIARGGEDRIALDAELQKEISIIWPYLPQKNLDLLVPINKDTDMTVGKIYASMMIMDYFKQNKAKKLRQQLEAQKSNLIFKRLDASTLPEDILSNTQPLPMMAHSAGSALTRGGFVALSPISPQELFLQSMNSDTDAGQQQNPTEAAGGSLKRSASTVSDQQVNGLWQEEKSPERFYRPRHKSYKAAVSRSERGRSKERCHLLSPNASRCNSEERSLQPSRSSSVERTRPRDKQGNSSDSPVPSTSESSTPSVRRPSSQTPTRSRPHITYSPLVCRADPSVGTEATRGEQETVGGERGGDEAGRHPSPLRRYPSEPFLASQEEDHSPDPTGPMETLTFEAAVACSLGRSNTVSSARPRLRTGWQIPNGHFRKRLAQTASVAGCDALSDTEEDDRC